The genomic stretch aggaaataatataaaagttcCAAGTAAAATCCTTCATCcaaaccaaatatcaaaatgtttAGTACCAGATCTCTGCTATAATGGTTTTTGGAGCGGAATATTAGGCTGTTCAGAGGAGGGTAGACAGGGTATGGAAATTTAGACGTGATGAGCATCTTGGTGACCTCCCTGGTGATCATAAAGAAATCATGAATTTtcactagaaaaagaaaaaaaattggtgcTTGTTGAATGAAGGCTTAAGGCTTCATTAGTGAAGACCACATCAAAAAGTCAAAAGAAGAGTCACTGtgaatggaataaaaaaaaagtgcaggCTTTAGCTGTTTGGACTTTGGCAGtttgttttattgatgaaaGTAGTGGAAAGTGAAGGAGGACTTAGACCACCCAAAAGCTATTATGCAGGTTTTAGTGTTGAGAATGGAGACACGTGAAAATATTACATGAACAGCCTTATAAGACCCTACTTGGTTTGGGTGAGACTAGCAATGGTTATATCATCACTAATTGATTTTCCCACGGGAGCAGAATAGATTTGGtgtacatgaaaataaaaggggTAAGCATTGTATTGGAATTGTGTCAATATCTCAGAACTAGTTTCAATTGCAAGTCATAGAAGAAAAGTCTGGGAAGATGATAAATAGTAAGGAAGCAGTAGATTGCTTTTTAACATGTGGGATTCATGATGTCTCGGTCAATGAATTTTACTTCTATTTACCTGTTGAAGgcaccatttatttttttgtttgaaactgTGTTTGGATGCATTTCAAAAGTGCATTTGGTTTGAAAAAGCAtcaaattaatgttgtttttagtgttttctgatgattttgatgtgttgatatcgaaaaaaaaaaaaaatctgaattttttttagatgcaTTTCCAAACGAAAAGCACCTTGCACCACAATACTAAACATACATGCAGACCTGTTATCTTTCAAGGGCATTTGATGGCCTtcatattccttttctttcatttcttctctGGTCTAGAGGGGAGGGAGGGTGACTGGCATGTTGTGTTACGGATTGACCGATGACTGATCTATGTCCTGTTTTATTGTCCTAAACTTATGTGATAAATTTTCATTGCTTACAAGCATGCCCTGAGCATTCAAGGTGGCAtaagtttctatttttatggCTTCAGTGTTGGATGACACATCATTCAATATAAAAGCGTTTTGTTTTTCTGGAATTTTATTAttacctttttcattaaaactttGTTGATTTGTCATCATTCACGAGCCAATTCTTGCATATTTATACAACAATTCACGTATTTGTTGTGCTCCCTCTAGATAGCTGTTCATGGGAAAAGTTTTAACCGTTCAGCTAGGGATGCCTGGGAACTATTTCAATCAACTGGAGTTGAAGCACTAGTCGCCTATGATTGTTCAGGTGCAGTTCTACTGATGGTAACAATTTTGGGAGGGCTCATCAGTGGAACTTGCTCGGGTGTTTGGACTCATATCAAATGGAATGATGATAGAGTGACCATGGTGGGATCCACTGCAATGTTGATGGGAATGGTCTTGGTAAGTTCCGTCTTTCAGTGACTTTTCTCTTTTGGAATTGATAACCTATTTATGATCTAAAACTGCTTGTGTCGTTTAATGGATGTGGAGTTGGGAGATTTTTACCTTCTTGGTTATTTAAGAAGTTGGGTTTCAGAATTATAATGTGGCAACTTGTCCTATCTAGTTCACCTCTACTTAGAGTATATCACTGATTTTGCACATGTATTTCTTTCCAATTTTGATATCGTAAAACGTTTCCATCACATGAAAGTATCAATGTagagcttctctctctctctctctctctctctcatgaaACCAAGCATTCATCTCTTTTATAAAGCAAAGTGTTTAGTCAGTTTGTGGATATTTCAGCTAGATAAGCACATGCTTGGCAAAATGGGTGCCGCCTCCCCTAATTTAACTCATTTGAGAATCAATTCCTTAACATCCAATTTCAGATTTGATCTCTGTGAATTATGTTTCATTTGAAACCAATTCTTTCTGTTAGTTTTTTGTGGAGTTCCGTCTATAAGATAGCAAATTGTTGTATGTGAGAAAGTCAAGCCAACACCAGAATTTTTGCCctttattatatgtatttttgctATTATTCATTCTTTATTGGATAAAATAGCATTTTCTTAGCAAGCCCATGCTTTTTAAATACAGGATTCGTTAACTTATGGATGAAATTGTGCAAAAACTAATGGGAGTACTTGATTATGAATGAAATATAGTTTGGGGAAGTCAAAcccaaaaaatctcaaatgaatTAAAAGTAGAGGGGAGGTGGCACCTACATTTTAAGTAGTATCCCACTAGCTTTCCcctcttttatttcattatgtATATATTACACAGTAATTTCCATTATCGCTACACAGCAAACACTCCTCTGCGGTTGTTGGGTTGCATCAATTAAAGGCTGGCTTCAGTTCCATGTTATGCTGGAAACATGTGAATGAAAGCCAACCATTTGTCAACCGCAACACTGGGTGGTGGTGCTTCTGCAAAAACACTGTTGATCAACAATGAATTGCTTTTAATCTGAATCACGAACCATTAAACATGCTCTCAATCCTCCATGACTGgcatttgtttcattttgatggTGTGCAACAGTGCAAGTACATCTGTAGTGAAATGCCATATTTTTCCGTTGGAGGTTAAAACTATTGTTTGCTCCAGGTTGGACTGGCTATGGTGGCTGTGGAAAGCGCCGTGACATCCATATATATCTGTTATGCTGAAGACCCCTTGTTAATACATAGATGGGATGCTGAATTCTTCAACCAATTGTCCGAGGCACTACACCAGCGTCTTCAACATAGAAGTTCCCGGGCAAGGGAAGTATTGACCCACAATCGATTCAATGCTGGCGTACAGGAAACCGTCCCCGTCTGACAAACTTTGCCCGGAATAGGCGCTGTAATTCATTGTGCTGTATTTTATTGatccttgttttttaatttgcttttagtttagtttgggACGTTGATTGATTACACGGAAATGAAGAGCATAGGTCAAAAATCTGTTCGGAAGCTGCGTTAATTCAGACATAGCTtctctctttttgtttatttttggtgCATGGAATGACGTTCAGCTGCATCGCAGGAAAACAGTTGTGTAGATTCCCCATGTGGTCACAGTTAAATGATTCTTTAGGTTTGAGGAACTGGATTGGTTGTCTAGCGAGGAACGgtataatttctttgttttttaggtaTCTGTTCATATTCTAGAGTTAAAAACTTGGTGGGCAGATAAACTGCAAGCTCTCCTGTGGGCATTTACTAACGTAAATCGCCATTTCTTCAAAGCATTGCTTATGGGATACAAGAAGTGGAGGTCGCTTGCATCATCATTTCCTGATCTGATTTTGCTGGCAGATTGCTAAAAATACCAATTTCCTCATTGATATTTTCTTGTATAGAATTGAAGATATGCAATCCAATATTCGAAAGCGCATTTTTGGTTGTTTATGTCGTTTTCAAGACATGTTAGACAGTTGTTCGTTAACGGAACCCTCTCGGTCTCGGCTCAACCAATGTGCTTtagaatgatttttgttttgttttcggAATGCACTAGGATAGTCTTATAAAATCActtctaatattttaataaatctagGCGAGCCAAATcgtaattaattaacatatatgtcgagatttttgtaatttaatatatGTTCTATAGTAATTAATATCACGTGTCTTGTTAGTTTAAATGcattttatgaatatatttgattttgataaatgaaaataaaaataaacatgtaataGAGAGGCGATCGTTTCGTTCTCCATTTTACTGTTGGAAAATCAAGAGGTGTTGGTTTTGGCTCCACGCACCCAATCTGCACGCCATTTTCATCTTAAAATACCTTAGAATCgtggtataaatattttaaaaccattgTAAACCTCAAtgattcattataatttttttttttttttaaaaagacagtTAATCTCTTGTGGGCCTGGTCTCCTCAGAGGTTATGAAACAATCATCAACAAACTTCTATTACAAGACGAACACGTGAACATCAATACTACCAGATCAAGGCTCCCTCTTGCCTTCCCTGGATCGAATTATAAGACGAATGAAGAAGAGCAATCCTTTTCTACAAACCTCGAACTTCAAGAGCCAAAACAAATACATGTTTTTAAGAAATCATCAACTGATGAGAGGGGGGGCCTTGCAAAAGAGTTCACGTGACATCATCGAGGCAGGATAAGCAAAGCTAGAGACAGAAGAAACACAAGGAGCCAATCCCACATAAACGTCAGAGACAACCAGAAGGAAAGTGACACGTCATCAACTATAAATGTACGAATTGCCGTATCAGACGCGTCATAATATTTTTTGCCCTTTTTATCGATAAATGCAATCCAGAGCTCCTGCGACACGGTGGCCTAAAGGAAAAGCAAGCTCACATCCCCATTGTAGCAGCTTAGCTTCTTTGCAATCAAACCCAAGTTGTTTCTTTCAAGCAAAGCACTCTTTTAAATGAACCCTCCTGACCCTTACAAATCTGAATATTATATAAAGATTCTGTCCAATGCCGCTCTGTTATTTTCCTTGCCATTTTAGGAATTGTTCTTGCTATTGTTATAATTAAGAGATGTGTGATTTCTCGTTAACCATcgaaataagaaatgaaatgGTAGATCTCCCACAACCTGAGAGATATTCTAGTCTCAGTTTACAGAAACAAAAACAGGCCAAAACATCCATGAATATTAAACTGAGAAATTCCTCATAATTTACTTAttcaattaaagaattaatattaAGATAGATATGCTTCCTACATTATCATCCAGATTCCAAAAAcaagagttttttgtttttttgggtgtGTGCGTGTGGGGGATACATGAGTTCGAACCTAGATACTCGAATATATTCTCACCGGGAAAAATAACgcaataattaaaatctaacaATCAGAAGTACGAGGAATTTGTTTAAaactacttaaaaataaataaaaacagtgggataataaagaatcactactgtttcttgtttttctcttaggGTTTCATTTCATCACATCTCATCACCATCACATCATCTCTGGAGTTGCAGGACACTCTTTCCTAGCAAAAGTTTTCTCTGATTTTAAtctagagagagggagaggatcGAGCCTTGGCACTAGTTCTAGAGGATACCTGTggagagagaaacaaagaaagatcAGCAAGTTGCAAGAGACAGTCTAGAGTGAGAAAGGTTgtggaaacaaaaacaaacaaagaatcaACTGAGGTAAGAGAAAGAAGGGCGTTTTTTTGTCTTGGGGAGTGGACTCTATAGTCCCACGCGCCTTTCTTATCGTGCATGACAATAATCTCGTAATAAAATGCAATGTTGTGTTTGGCACAgtcttagtttttatttttatatattttgtaaaaatatttttgatttttaaaaaatgttaaattatttttttctgtaaaaataatattttaatatattttaaagaaaaaaaatattttaaaaattttccttCATCACAATTTCAATCAACCCTAAAACACCTATATTcttaaaactctaaaattacCCAAGTACGCAAACAAATTTGATGCCCTACGAAGTACTTTGTCTTTTACATATAACAAATCACCATTCTTAGCAattactcaatttttttctctcttaaatatcccttttcttttaccatgcacataaatttaaaagacaagCTTTAtattaaaactcattttttctatttttacagaatataattaaaatattttcatattagggGCGGTGATATGAAAGTGCTCTTGAAGGCGAGTGAGAAAGGTTTAGAAATGGGTGGGAGTGTTGGGAAACTAAAATCCCAAGTCAGAAGGCAACAATCAAAAGCATGATAATACTagtatttcctttttttttttctattactaAACTCAGAAGAAAAGGAGCCGTACTGATACGCTGTCCTCTTCATTAAGATCACGACAAGATTTTCTCCTTGagcatttccttcttcttccccccctcTATTCTCGAACCTTACAGTACCCTTTTTATGATCCTTACCTAGTAGTTGCTTTTAGCTTTCTTACTCTCATAGCTACACAGTACTTTAATAGGGAAAGAAACTTATCTGGAGTGGCAGTATTAAAAGTTAGCAACGCATACAAAGCTTCAAAGCAGCAGCTCCTCTTAGTTCTTCTGTTCCTCACCCTGAAATGTACTGCCACTCTTCCTTCCTTCCTCGGTACTCACTTTCTTCTTATCTCCTTATTTTCAGGTCTTGTATTCTGTTGCTTACTGGGTTTTTAAGGAATGATTTGTGTGGTAAAAGATAATCATACGTAAGTTTATTTATgcatttgttgttttgtttctccttttctgtttgtttttatgttgggtgggaaaaaaaacagaggagaagatATTAGTAGCAGAAACCAGACGCGTTTTGCGGATCTTGGAGAGCTTCATCAACCAGCTCCTGTTTTTCCTCACGACGATGCTGTTGATTTAAGCTCAAGTATCCAttaccttctctttctttctcttgctGTCTtggtatattaattataaaagcaTGTGTTCTTTGTCCATATAGAATTCAGCTTCTGTAACAactagtgattttttttcttttaaaaaataccaactTCGTAGGCTCCATGTTCAGTCTAAAATCAGGCAATGTCACTGTTGTGTCCCATAACTTACCTTATGCTAATGCCTTGAACACGGTACGGTACATCTCCACCTTCCTCACCCGCctctttcttttgttaaataCCTGACTTATTGGTATTTATTGACTAATGCTGCTGATGTATCATGTTTTTGTTTCAACAATTGTTAAGAGTATTGGGCCGGTAGAGATAGCAACTACTGGAGCAGGGTGTTTGGACACAGGGCAATACATGTACCAGAAGGGAACAGGGTTTGGTTCCTCGTTGGGAAACTGGCAGAGTATTGAGACTTGGGGAGACTCAGGGATGGCAGATAATAGCCAACAGACTGACACTTCAACAGATGTAGATGCTGATGACAAAAACCAGGTTTTTGTGCATCTTTCTCTGATAATAcgcactgtttttttttctcttaatgttatgctatgtttttatttatttatttggtttgcTACAATAGGAATCTTTTGTGTGGGTGCTTAATGGTGGGTCTGCTTGGGAATTGAGGAATCGGACACTGTGTACTTGCATCGTATTTCGTGTTATACTTTTGCTTGATTTTGTAGAATAATATGCTTTAGTTAGATCTTCGTGATTGTGACTTTAATTTTTACTGCAGGGTTAACTTACATTCTGTTTAACTATCTCATGATGCTTGAACTTTCCAATCATATCAAACATATTTCTTTTGCTTTGATAAACAAGTAACCAGTCCGTACCTCAACCACCTTTGGTTGATATTGCTCTAAACCTAAACTAGATAGCTGGGGAAGTGGGCCTCTGCCCTTGTGTTGGCCACAGGAGGGCGCTGAGGAGTGTTGAAGCTGAGAGCTCATGAATATAAGATCCTAAGTTTTACCATCGAGCCCCCTCTTGTGGTTAATTCCATTGAACATTAAAATTGTTACTTTGTATGCTCAGTTAACAATTTGGACATGGCTAGCTACATTATTTGGTAACTAGTAAATTACATTCTACCTGACTTTTCGATAGATGTCAGCTTCTGATTGTGGTTTGTTATAATTATGTAGCTTTATGGAGTTCAGCATGGTACAGTTGTGGTTGTAGAATCTGTGGATCAATCAAAGGGAAAACCTGGTGACCAAAAGGTTTTTGACATGATGTTGCTTTAGTAATTGTGTTGCTGTTTAGTATGATTTTTGATGGTTAAGTTTTCAAGTTCTTTGTTTACTCCTTGCAGACCCTTCGAAGGCTGGCTCAGAACCGTGAGGCTGCAAGGAAAAGTCGGCTTAGGAAGAAAGTAATGTCTTTTCTAGTTATGTTATATTGTTTCTTCACATGGATGATTGGGATTCTTAATCTATTTTCAGAATCTGGTTTTCCCAACTCTTAGTTCTCTATCTTTCAATTCCCCTTTGAGTTTCCGCCTTGTAGGAAAACATGGTTGAAACTCGTGAATATATGACCAGACACCCAAAAAAGCTAGTGTGAGAGCGTTTTTATTAGAAAGATTTTTCTGTTCATCCATGCCATCTTACCTGTCCATATTGTGATTAAGGTGTCccttaaattatatcttgttgTGGATCGGTTAAAAGTTCTCCATATTTCTTCTGCCATGAACAACAGTTTACCCTGGGATTTGGAGACATCTAGTTTTGTGCCTGAAATTAATTAGCATTGCCATCTAGTTGGCTTGCTATATCAATTTCGATGTCTTAAGTTGATGAATGAAACATATTTGGATCATTTATAGGTTTTGGTTTTGGATAGGCATATGTCCAGCAGCTCGAGAGTAGTCGACTCAGGCTTACACAACTAGAGCAAGAGCTTCAACGAGCACGCCAGCAGGTacaaggaagtttttttttattctctaatGCAATATGTTAGAAAGTGTGCCTTGTCTACTTGATTGCATAGAAGACTAAGTTTCTTTCATTCTGTGTTTTGCAAATTTTTCCGCAGGGATTTTTTATTGCATCTGGATTTTCTGGGGATCATGGCCATTCAATAGCTGGAAATGGTAAGGGATTTTGGATATGCCATAATAGATTCAGGTCCTAGTGTTAAGCACAGCTGAGTGTCTATTCCTCCAAAGGTTTTAAATAGATTGTGAAATGGTTTAACAAATTAGTTATAAGTCAATTAGATTTTCGTGTATGCATAAAGCATCAGTATTGAATTGTCTTCAATACACTATTGATATTCTGAACAGCTGTATTTAATGTCGATTGACACTGGATGCGTGGATCTTGTAGTTTGAAGTTAGTTTTGCGTTTTACTTGTGAAGAAGTTACTTTACGGACCAAGTGACATCATTCCAGCAGTAAATTCTAAGGTCACGCCTACCTTAAAACATGACATCATTAAACTAAGCATGTCACATTGTTTCTCCTTGATCTCTTTGATTGTTTCTGGTGAAGAGCTAAGCGATGGAGTCATATAGGATGAAATCATTAAAGATGGGTGAGAGGTTGGAAACTTGATGAGAAAGTTCGGGTTAACCTTGACCAGTTTCCATGAAGGTTTGATTTGTGAAGTTTAGGAGTAGTGTTTTCAATCTGAGTTCCAGAATTTCTGTATCCTAGAATCCTGGACTCAGTTTAAGAGGTTTGTGGAAGACAATCTGTAGAGAACTGGCAGAAAATTGCTGCTAGGACAAGCTTTCATGGCATCgactatttcttttatttggttAGTGAAATGCTCAGCAAGGTGACTGTAGATGAAGGCTCGATAGAATGGGATAGAAGTCTAAGTAAAAGCACTGTTAATGATCATTGTGAACAGTAGAATGGCCTGCctttatgtttttcatactGTCCTAACCATTTTCTGGTCACCTACACGTTTTGGTAATCTTTCTTGGTATTCAGTGGAGTATTCGATCGAAGATTATTTTGTGGACTATTAGATGCAACACATGGAAAATCCTTATagtctaaattttaatttaatatgctgatagtattggttcttttattttgtattctATTAAATACAACTTTTGAAAGAACTTCATAACCTACAAGTTAATCGCCTGATGGTTTTGATTCATGTGATTTATTATACTTT from Populus alba chromosome 8, ASM523922v2, whole genome shotgun sequence encodes the following:
- the LOC118039950 gene encoding transcription factor TGA2.2 isoform X1, whose translation is MYCHSSFLPRGEDISSRNQTRFADLGELHQPAPVFPHDDAVDLSSSSMFSLKSGNVTVVSHNLPYANALNTSIGPVEIATTGAGCLDTGQYMYQKGTGFGSSLGNWQSIETWGDSGMADNSQQTDTSTDVDADDKNQLYGVQHGTVVVVESVDQSKGKPGDQKTLRRLAQNREAARKSRLRKKAYVQQLESSRLRLTQLEQELQRARQQGFFIASGFSGDHGHSIAGNEAFAFDLDYSRWLDEHHRLINDLRSAMNSHMSDDELRLLVDGIMAHYDEIFRLKSIGAKADVFHMLSGMWKTPAERCFMWLGGFKSSELLKILGNHLEPLTDQQLMGICNLQQSSQQAEDALSQGMEALQQSLVDTLSSTSLGPAGSGNVADYMGQMAIAMGKLATLENFLHQADLLRQQTLQQMHRILTTRQAARALLVISDYTSRLRALSSLWLARPRD